The following are encoded in a window of Sutcliffiella horikoshii genomic DNA:
- the hemY gene encoding protoporphyrinogen oxidase, producing MNEEKRRVVIIGGGITGLAAAYYLQKEKKEKNLDIEITLIEASNRLGGKIQTVRRDGYTIERGPDSFLARKLSAGRLVKEVGLEDQLVHNSTGQAYILLKGQLHPMPEGAVMGIPTKLLPFVTTGLFSPIGKMRAAADLILPASNNGGEDQSLGSFFRRRLGDEVVENLIEPLLSGIYAGDIDKLSLQATFPQFQQVEEKYRSLILGMKQTTPKQKPAPAQKKKGMFQTLRGGLQTLVDALEEKLDQVTILKAVKVDSIKKTEDQYSLSLSNGKTVQCDNVIVSTPHHATAGLIPGADYLAPLQQMSSTSVATIAMAFDESALKQDIDGTGFVVSRNNDYTITACTWTHKKWPHTTPKGKVILRCYVGRVGEEAIVDQSDEEIKKVVLDDLNKIMEVGAEPEFTIVTRWREAMPQYAVGHKKMLQKMNDRLSEEMPGVYLAGSSFEGVGLPDCIDSGEAAVKAVLNSIKNKPVAQV from the coding sequence ATGAACGAGGAGAAAAGAAGGGTTGTCATCATCGGTGGAGGCATTACCGGCCTAGCTGCTGCCTATTATCTTCAAAAGGAAAAAAAAGAGAAAAACCTTGATATAGAGATTACCCTGATAGAAGCAAGCAACCGACTTGGAGGAAAGATCCAAACTGTACGACGTGATGGCTATACTATTGAACGCGGACCAGATAGCTTCCTTGCTAGAAAGCTAAGTGCAGGAAGGTTGGTTAAAGAAGTGGGCCTTGAAGACCAATTAGTCCACAATTCAACTGGTCAAGCCTACATCCTGCTAAAAGGACAACTACATCCGATGCCAGAAGGGGCTGTAATGGGTATCCCTACAAAACTGTTGCCATTTGTCACGACGGGATTATTTTCCCCGATTGGAAAAATGCGTGCAGCAGCAGACCTTATCCTGCCTGCTTCAAACAATGGCGGGGAAGACCAGTCACTTGGTTCCTTTTTCCGAAGAAGACTTGGGGATGAAGTAGTGGAAAACTTGATTGAACCGTTACTATCTGGTATTTATGCCGGTGACATCGATAAATTGAGCCTTCAAGCTACCTTCCCACAATTCCAACAGGTGGAAGAAAAGTACCGAAGCTTAATCCTGGGGATGAAACAGACAACGCCAAAACAAAAGCCTGCACCTGCCCAAAAGAAAAAAGGCATGTTCCAGACATTGCGCGGCGGTCTTCAAACATTAGTGGATGCTCTTGAAGAAAAGCTAGATCAAGTGACGATTTTAAAAGCAGTGAAAGTTGATTCCATAAAGAAAACAGAGGACCAATATTCTCTATCTTTAAGTAATGGTAAAACCGTCCAATGTGATAATGTGATCGTCTCAACTCCTCACCATGCTACAGCTGGCCTGATTCCTGGAGCGGATTATCTTGCTCCACTGCAACAGATGTCCTCTACCTCTGTTGCGACCATTGCGATGGCATTTGATGAATCAGCACTAAAACAAGACATTGACGGTACTGGATTTGTCGTGTCGAGAAACAATGATTATACGATTACAGCGTGTACCTGGACCCATAAAAAGTGGCCGCATACCACACCAAAAGGGAAAGTAATCCTTCGCTGTTATGTTGGTAGAGTGGGAGAGGAAGCAATCGTTGATCAAAGTGATGAGGAAATAAAGAAAGTCGTACTTGATGACCTGAACAAAATCATGGAGGTCGGTGCGGAGCCTGAATTTACAATTGTCACCCGTTGGAGAGAAGCAATGCCACAATATGCTGTCGGACATAAAAAGATGCTGCAGAAGATGAATGACCGTCTATCAGAAGAGATGCCGGGAGTATATCTTGCTGGAAGTTCTTTTGAAGGGGTCGGGCTGCCTGACTGCATCGATTCCGGTGAAGCAGCTGTAAAAGCGGTGTTAAATAGTATAAAAAACAAACCTGTTGCTCAGGTATAA
- a CDS encoding YhgE/Pip domain-containing protein — MKSVIVEWKELLTNKKVLIPVIAVLLIPLLYSGMFLWAFWDPYEKLDELPVAVVNLDEGAEYEGESLTIGKDLQENLKKNDGFKWEFVSKEMAYEGLDKQQYYMVIEIPDDFSNSATTLLDENPSSLEMKFVPNESYNFLSAQIGSTAVEKIKEEVSKELTSTYAEAMFANLEKMADGYKDAADGTSKLNNGVHVLQDGSVALKKGLEQAAEKSIVFQNGVGKVYGGVKDVHKGNQELSNGLGQLLEGHGKLFSASEQLQAGAGSLNDGVAKSNEGLSQLQVAQKELTNGAGSLAEGAEEINAGTSKLEEGALQAQEKAKQLNQGMIQLKKALEPMIEQASEEQQAEINAYFEQLINGSGEFSQGLMALEQGALELNAGTSSLAENSRKLADGHLNFQTGLTELAKGSKQLSEGSTELLNGQTEFNQGLTEFGEKLGDANEGSKKLAEGSNQLLTGMEQLDGGSKQFQQGTKELAEGSSKISSGLYEVGEGTDELEGKLKDASEKSGDVKGTDKTFNMMSEPVKVKSEVENGVPNYGTGFAPYFLSLGLFVGALLLSIVYPMRNPAGEPRSGTAWFAGKVAVLAVVGILQALLADAVLIYGLGVEVKSMWLFILFSIVTSFTFIALVQFLVTTLGDPGRFVAILILILQLTTSAGTFPLELIPNALQPFNLLLPMTYSVSGFKAVISSGDLGYMWENVWILAGFMFSMLAGTWGYFVYKFKKQYHSPVEKS; from the coding sequence ATGAAAAGTGTAATAGTTGAGTGGAAGGAATTACTTACAAATAAGAAAGTCCTCATTCCTGTTATTGCAGTACTATTAATTCCGTTATTATATAGCGGAATGTTCCTATGGGCTTTTTGGGATCCGTACGAGAAGCTAGATGAACTCCCGGTGGCAGTGGTCAATTTAGATGAAGGTGCTGAGTATGAAGGAGAGTCATTAACGATAGGAAAAGACCTTCAAGAAAATTTGAAGAAAAATGATGGTTTTAAATGGGAGTTTGTATCAAAGGAAATGGCATACGAAGGGCTGGACAAACAGCAATACTATATGGTAATTGAAATTCCTGATGACTTTTCCAATAGTGCTACTACACTCTTAGATGAAAACCCTTCTTCATTGGAAATGAAATTTGTTCCAAATGAGAGTTACAATTTTCTTTCGGCACAGATTGGATCGACAGCAGTAGAGAAAATAAAAGAAGAAGTGTCCAAAGAGTTGACAAGTACTTATGCTGAAGCGATGTTTGCTAATTTGGAAAAGATGGCCGACGGATATAAAGATGCTGCAGATGGGACTAGTAAACTGAACAATGGCGTTCATGTGTTACAAGATGGTTCTGTTGCTCTGAAAAAAGGATTGGAACAGGCTGCAGAAAAGTCGATTGTATTCCAAAATGGAGTTGGAAAGGTTTATGGTGGTGTAAAAGATGTCCATAAAGGAAATCAGGAGCTTTCAAATGGTTTGGGACAATTGCTTGAAGGTCATGGCAAATTGTTCTCAGCATCTGAGCAACTTCAAGCTGGAGCAGGAAGCCTTAACGATGGTGTAGCAAAGAGCAATGAAGGGTTGTCACAGTTGCAAGTTGCTCAAAAAGAACTCACGAATGGAGCAGGAAGCTTGGCAGAAGGTGCGGAGGAAATAAATGCTGGGACCTCAAAGCTTGAAGAGGGGGCCTTGCAAGCACAAGAAAAAGCGAAGCAATTGAATCAAGGAATGATTCAATTGAAAAAAGCACTTGAACCAATGATAGAGCAGGCAAGTGAAGAACAGCAAGCAGAAATCAATGCTTATTTTGAACAATTGATTAATGGAAGTGGCGAATTTTCTCAAGGGCTGATGGCTCTTGAACAGGGAGCTTTGGAATTGAATGCAGGCACTTCTTCCTTAGCAGAGAATAGCAGAAAGCTTGCAGATGGCCATTTAAACTTTCAAACTGGTTTGACAGAATTGGCAAAAGGATCTAAGCAACTCTCAGAAGGTTCCACAGAACTTCTTAATGGCCAAACTGAATTCAACCAAGGGCTAACAGAGTTTGGTGAGAAATTGGGTGACGCAAATGAAGGCAGTAAAAAACTTGCAGAAGGGTCTAATCAGCTCTTAACTGGTATGGAACAGCTTGACGGGGGATCCAAACAATTTCAACAAGGTACAAAAGAGCTTGCAGAAGGTTCAAGTAAAATCTCCTCCGGTTTGTATGAAGTTGGTGAAGGAACAGATGAACTAGAGGGGAAATTGAAAGATGCTTCTGAGAAGTCCGGGGACGTTAAGGGGACTGACAAAACCTTTAATATGATGTCTGAGCCGGTTAAAGTTAAATCAGAAGTGGAGAACGGGGTTCCTAACTATGGAACAGGCTTTGCGCCTTATTTCTTATCTTTAGGTTTGTTTGTTGGAGCTTTATTGCTATCCATCGTTTATCCAATGCGCAATCCGGCTGGTGAGCCTCGCTCAGGGACTGCATGGTTCGCAGGTAAAGTGGCAGTTCTCGCAGTTGTAGGGATATTGCAAGCACTACTAGCTGATGCTGTGTTGATCTATGGATTAGGTGTAGAAGTGAAGAGCATGTGGTTATTTATTTTGTTTAGCATAGTTACCTCTTTTACTTTTATTGCACTTGTACAGTTTTTAGTAACGACACTAGGAGACCCAGGTAGATTTGTTGCCATTCTTATTTTAATTTTGCAATTAACAACAAGTGCGGGAACATTCCCGTTAGAGCTAATTCCAAACGCCCTTCAACCGTTCAATTTACTGTTGCCGATGACTTATTCAGTGTCCGGCTTCAAAGCAGTCATATCGAGTGGTGATCTTGGGTACATGTGGGAAAATGTATGGATATTAGCTGGATTCATGTTTAGTATGCTTGCAGGTACATGGGGATACTTTGTTTATAAATTTAAAAAGCAATACCATTCCCCAGTTGAAAAATCATAG
- a CDS encoding TetR/AcrR family transcriptional regulator → MDRKQSILEAALKSFSLFGYKATTMDQVAKLANVGKGTIYTFYSNKEELFSEIVAGILREMQEVADQSINTEQSFFENAHRALISLLDFRNEHQLTVKLIQEEKELGTKIVNHELNRLEHMIITFIKERIEKAIEKGELRKCDPEVTAFLMLKLYVALVVDWEEHHTPLSKEEIANLFELYFIKGLST, encoded by the coding sequence ATGGATCGTAAACAAAGCATCCTTGAGGCAGCTTTAAAATCATTCTCTTTATTTGGATATAAAGCTACCACCATGGATCAAGTCGCCAAGCTTGCAAACGTTGGAAAAGGGACGATTTATACCTTTTATTCTAATAAAGAAGAGCTCTTCAGTGAAATTGTTGCAGGAATTCTAAGAGAAATGCAGGAAGTTGCTGACCAATCCATCAATACAGAGCAATCTTTTTTTGAAAATGCTCACAGGGCCCTTATCAGCTTGCTTGATTTTAGAAATGAACATCAATTGACTGTCAAACTGATTCAAGAAGAAAAGGAGCTCGGTACTAAAATAGTTAATCATGAACTTAATCGCCTAGAGCATATGATTATTACTTTTATTAAAGAAAGAATTGAAAAGGCAATAGAAAAAGGGGAACTAAGAAAGTGTGATCCAGAAGTAACAGCCTTTTTGATGCTTAAGCTATATGTTGCGTTAGTTGTGGATTGGGAAGAGCATCACACCCCATTATCCAAAGAAGAAATTGCCAATCTATTTGAATTATATTTTATCAAAGGATTATCAACTTGA
- a CDS encoding LacI family DNA-binding transcriptional regulator: protein MATIEDVAKLAGLSRTTVSRVINNHPYVSEKKRVLVSNAMSELGYVPNSSARSLRSQKTEMVALLIPRVMNPFFSELIERMEMAAAENGYQLIICQTKYSKKKELDYLNLLKTKQVDGIILSSIQNDWNVIEPFLEYGPIVLCNEFEEDADVPSVRLDQTYGGYISTKHLLELGHRKIAYCTGGYKSNVAKSREAGFKKALAEFNVEFYEEFSFRDAFTIEDGRRVFQEILELKEKPSAIFTGGDEVAAGIISEAKRSGWKIPEDLAVVGFDNQAITELVEPTITTVYQPIDEMARKAFQVMMEKVSSKRYRHKEIYEYDLELIVRESTVKQGVYV from the coding sequence GTGGCAACAATAGAAGATGTAGCAAAACTGGCAGGGTTATCAAGGACCACTGTTTCCCGTGTCATAAATAACCACCCGTATGTATCGGAAAAGAAGCGTGTACTTGTATCAAATGCAATGAGTGAACTTGGTTATGTTCCAAATTCATCCGCAAGAAGTTTGAGGAGCCAGAAGACAGAGATGGTTGCATTGCTCATACCTCGTGTGATGAATCCGTTTTTCAGTGAACTGATCGAACGGATGGAAATGGCTGCGGCCGAAAACGGCTACCAGCTCATCATCTGTCAGACAAAGTATTCAAAGAAAAAGGAACTTGATTATTTGAACTTGTTAAAAACGAAGCAAGTGGACGGGATTATCCTTTCCTCCATACAAAATGACTGGAATGTAATAGAACCGTTTTTAGAATATGGACCGATCGTTTTGTGCAATGAGTTTGAAGAAGATGCGGATGTACCGTCTGTGAGGCTTGATCAGACATATGGCGGCTACATATCGACTAAGCATTTATTGGAACTTGGTCATCGCAAAATTGCCTATTGTACTGGCGGCTATAAAAGCAATGTTGCCAAAAGCAGGGAGGCAGGCTTTAAAAAAGCACTTGCGGAATTCAATGTGGAATTTTATGAAGAGTTCTCTTTTCGTGATGCCTTTACCATCGAGGATGGGAGAAGGGTATTTCAAGAAATTCTAGAGTTGAAGGAAAAACCAAGTGCCATTTTCACAGGTGGGGATGAAGTGGCAGCCGGTATCATTTCAGAGGCAAAGCGTTCAGGCTGGAAGATTCCTGAGGATCTTGCAGTAGTGGGCTTTGACAATCAGGCTATTACGGAGCTAGTGGAACCGACCATCACAACCGTGTATCAGCCGATTGATGAAATGGCACGTAAAGCCTTCCAGGTCATGATGGAAAAGGTGAGTTCCAAACGCTATCGTCACAAAGAAATATATGAATACGATCTCGAGCTTATCGTTCGGGAATCAACGGTCAAACAAGGGGTTTACGTATAG
- the hemH gene encoding ferrochelatase produces MSKKTMGLLVMAYGTPYKEEDLERYYTHIRRGRKPSDEMLQDLRDRYDAIGGISPLARITEQQANALGEHLNNIQDDIEFKVYLGLKHIEPFVEDAVQQMKADGIKEAVSIVLAPHFSTFSVKSYNGRALEEAEKIGGPSIVSVESWYDEPKFIQYWVDRVKETFGSMDDKEREKAVLIVSAHSLPEKIIQMGDPYPNQLQETADLIAKGAGIKNYEIAWQSEGNTPDPWLGPDVQDITRDLHKDKGYTSFVYTPVGFVSDHLEVLYDNDYECKIVTDEIEAKYYRPEMPNTQPEFIDAMATVVLEQLKKVSQ; encoded by the coding sequence ATGTCCAAAAAAACAATGGGCTTGTTGGTAATGGCATACGGTACACCATATAAAGAAGAAGACCTAGAAAGATACTACACACACATCCGTCGTGGCAGAAAACCATCAGACGAAATGTTGCAAGACCTGCGCGACAGATATGATGCCATTGGTGGAATCTCTCCACTTGCACGCATCACAGAACAACAAGCAAACGCTCTAGGCGAACACCTTAACAACATCCAAGACGACATCGAATTTAAAGTGTACCTTGGCTTAAAACATATCGAACCATTCGTAGAAGATGCCGTTCAGCAAATGAAAGCAGATGGAATCAAAGAAGCGGTAAGTATCGTACTTGCCCCTCACTTCTCCACTTTCAGCGTTAAATCTTACAACGGACGAGCACTAGAAGAAGCAGAAAAAATCGGTGGCCCATCCATCGTTTCTGTTGAAAGCTGGTATGATGAACCGAAATTTATCCAGTACTGGGTAGATAGAGTGAAAGAAACGTTTGGGTCAATGGATGACAAGGAACGTGAAAAAGCAGTACTGATTGTTTCAGCACACAGCCTTCCTGAAAAAATCATCCAAATGGGAGACCCATATCCAAATCAGCTGCAAGAAACGGCAGACCTTATCGCAAAAGGTGCAGGAATCAAGAACTACGAGATTGCATGGCAAAGTGAAGGAAACACACCAGATCCATGGTTAGGGCCGGATGTTCAAGACATCACCCGTGACCTTCATAAAGACAAAGGATATACGTCCTTTGTATACACACCGGTAGGGTTTGTGTCAGACCACTTGGAAGTCTTATATGACAATGATTACGAGTGTAAAATTGTCACAGATGAAATCGAAGCAAAATACTACCGTCCGGAAATGCCAAATACACAACCTGAATTTATCGATGCAATGGCTACAGTTGTATTGGAACAATTAAAGAAAGTATCTCAGTAA
- a CDS encoding lipoate--protein ligase, translated as MLFIDNKGITDPRINLAIEEYALKNLDIEDTYLLFYINEPSIIIGKNQNSVEEINTKYVEDNGIHVVRRLSGGGAVYHDHGNLNFSFITKDDGESFHNFKKFTAPVVGALKSLGVEAEMSGRNDILAEGRKISGNAQFSTRGRMFSHGTLLFDSEIEHVVSALNVKKDKIESKGIKSIRSRVANIKEFLKEDIKIEQFRQLLLEAIFKSKDIPKYELTEEDWKNIHELSKERYQNWDWNYGKSPKFNLQHSHRFPVGQIDVRLDVTKGKIENCKIYGDFFGVGDVSEVENLLSGVKYEKAKISQALEGIDVKHYFGNITRDELIDLIY; from the coding sequence ATGCTTTTTATTGATAATAAAGGAATCACCGATCCAAGAATCAACTTGGCGATAGAAGAATATGCCCTTAAAAATCTCGATATTGAAGATACCTATTTGCTTTTTTACATCAATGAACCTTCCATCATCATCGGAAAGAATCAGAACAGTGTAGAAGAAATCAATACAAAATATGTCGAGGACAATGGCATACATGTGGTGCGTAGATTATCTGGTGGTGGAGCGGTCTATCATGATCATGGAAACCTGAACTTCAGTTTTATCACAAAAGATGACGGAGAAAGCTTTCATAACTTCAAAAAGTTTACGGCACCTGTTGTGGGAGCATTGAAAAGTCTTGGAGTAGAGGCGGAAATGAGCGGGCGCAATGATATCCTTGCCGAAGGACGCAAAATTTCCGGGAACGCGCAGTTCTCTACAAGAGGCCGTATGTTCAGTCACGGTACTTTGTTGTTTGATTCTGAGATTGAGCATGTCGTTTCCGCGTTGAATGTGAAGAAGGATAAAATAGAATCCAAAGGAATTAAATCAATTCGCAGCCGTGTGGCAAATATTAAAGAATTTCTAAAAGAAGATATTAAGATTGAACAGTTCCGTCAGCTTTTATTGGAGGCAATCTTTAAGTCCAAAGATATTCCTAAGTACGAGCTAACAGAAGAAGATTGGAAAAACATTCACGAGCTTTCCAAAGAACGTTACCAAAACTGGGATTGGAATTACGGAAAGTCACCGAAGTTCAACCTTCAGCACTCGCATCGTTTTCCAGTAGGTCAGATTGATGTGCGTTTGGATGTGACAAAAGGAAAAATAGAAAACTGCAAAATTTATGGAGATTTCTTTGGTGTTGGAGATGTGTCCGAAGTGGAAAACCTTTTGTCAGGTGTGAAGTATGAGAAAGCAAAAATTTCACAGGCCCTAGAGGGAATAGATGTAAAACATTATTTTGGAAATATTACCAGAGATGAATTGATTGATCTAATATATTAA
- a CDS encoding IS256 family transposase translates to MTNINITINLEQLKAEVEKSSLGSPVKASLALVLNSLMEKERDEYINALSHERTDDRRGYRNGYYERELITGTGSLTLKVPRTRDGEFSTSVFQKYERCEQALILSMIEMVVNGVSTRKVTKIVEELCGKGVSKSLVSNLTKSLDPIVNEWRNRPLNTLYYPYIYVDAMYIKVRENDRVVSKGVLIACGVNEEGHREIIGLRVTHGESEESWSNFFDHLKSRGIQSPKMVISDAHAGLVAAIKESFLGTSWQRCCVHFLRNIMDSFPKKNSSEAKTELKEIFRTSNIKLSRELKRDFIEKYYEVKGFTKVIETLDAGFEDAMQFHSQKAELHKHLRTTNMLERVNREIRRRERVIQIFPNDQSAIRIIGSVLMKMEEEWSKSKYIHHI, encoded by the coding sequence ATGACCAACATTAATATTACTATAAATTTGGAACAACTTAAAGCCGAGGTAGAAAAAAGCTCTTTAGGATCCCCGGTAAAAGCATCTTTAGCCCTTGTATTGAATTCGCTTATGGAGAAAGAAAGGGACGAATATATTAATGCTCTCTCTCACGAGAGAACGGATGACCGCAGAGGATATCGGAATGGCTACTATGAACGAGAATTAATTACCGGCACTGGCTCACTCACATTAAAGGTTCCCCGAACTCGTGATGGTGAATTTTCAACTTCTGTATTCCAAAAGTATGAGCGATGCGAACAAGCTCTAATTCTTTCTATGATTGAGATGGTTGTAAATGGAGTCTCAACTCGTAAAGTTACCAAGATTGTAGAAGAACTGTGTGGAAAAGGTGTATCTAAATCACTAGTATCTAACCTCACTAAATCATTGGATCCAATAGTTAATGAGTGGAGAAACCGCCCACTAAACACCCTTTATTATCCATACATATATGTTGATGCCATGTATATTAAAGTTCGTGAGAACGATAGGGTTGTTTCAAAAGGAGTACTTATAGCTTGCGGTGTAAACGAAGAAGGACATAGAGAGATTATTGGGTTAAGGGTTACCCATGGGGAATCAGAAGAAAGTTGGTCTAATTTCTTTGATCACCTAAAATCAAGAGGGATACAATCACCTAAGATGGTGATTTCTGATGCACATGCAGGGTTAGTGGCTGCTATAAAAGAATCCTTTTTAGGAACCTCTTGGCAAAGGTGTTGTGTTCATTTTCTTAGGAATATAATGGACTCCTTTCCTAAGAAAAACTCTTCAGAAGCAAAAACAGAACTCAAGGAAATCTTTAGAACATCCAACATTAAATTGAGCCGAGAACTGAAGCGCGACTTTATTGAGAAGTATTACGAAGTAAAAGGGTTTACTAAGGTAATTGAAACGTTGGATGCTGGCTTTGAAGATGCAATGCAGTTTCATTCTCAAAAAGCTGAGCTTCACAAACACTTACGTACAACCAATATGCTAGAAAGAGTAAATAGGGAAATAAGGAGAAGAGAAAGGGTAATTCAAATTTTCCCGAACGATCAATCTGCAATACGTATAATTGGATCTGTACTGATGAAAATGGAGGAAGAATGGAGTAAGTCAAAGTATATACACCATATCTAA
- a CDS encoding MBL fold metallo-hydrolase, producing MKLTVVGFWGGYPAVNSATSGYLVEHENFKLLIDCGSGVLAQLQNYIEVTELDAVILSHYHHDHVADIGPLQFARLISFYMGKSVTQLPIYGHQEDMQGFSTLDHKEYTKGIAYDPSKTLEVGPFKIEFLKTIHPVPCYAMKVSTDEGSFVYTADTSYQESFIPFTKGTDLLICECNLYAHQDGKAAGHMNSHDAAKVAQGAEVPQLLLTHLPHFGEVEQLVEEAATIYQGKIDLAHKGFSWESGKK from the coding sequence ATGAAGCTTACTGTGGTAGGGTTTTGGGGAGGATATCCAGCTGTTAATAGTGCAACATCTGGGTATTTGGTCGAGCATGAAAATTTTAAATTATTGATTGATTGTGGAAGCGGTGTATTAGCACAGCTTCAGAATTACATAGAGGTAACAGAGCTTGATGCAGTGATTCTGTCACATTATCATCACGATCATGTTGCGGACATAGGTCCGTTGCAATTTGCGAGACTTATTTCATTTTATATGGGAAAATCCGTAACGCAGCTTCCTATCTACGGACACCAGGAGGACATGCAAGGCTTTTCCACACTTGATCATAAAGAATACACAAAGGGGATTGCATATGATCCTTCTAAAACATTAGAGGTTGGGCCATTCAAAATAGAATTTCTGAAAACGATTCATCCTGTTCCATGTTATGCCATGAAGGTCTCCACAGATGAAGGTTCGTTTGTGTACACGGCAGATACAAGCTATCAGGAATCATTCATCCCTTTTACAAAAGGGACAGACTTACTTATTTGTGAGTGTAACCTTTATGCTCATCAAGACGGCAAGGCTGCAGGGCATATGAACAGCCATGATGCGGCTAAAGTTGCTCAAGGTGCAGAAGTGCCTCAACTATTGCTCACACATTTACCACACTTTGGAGAGGTAGAGCAGTTGGTAGAAGAGGCTGCAACAATCTACCAAGGAAAAATCGATTTAGCACATAAAGGATTTAGTTGGGAGAGTGGAAAGAAATGA
- the yhfH gene encoding protein YhfH, producing MLIKSTEFFKTLPPKKCVECKKTMDEQHECYGNHCDECMSSQLK from the coding sequence ATGTTGATTAAAAGTACAGAATTTTTCAAAACCTTACCACCTAAAAAATGCGTTGAGTGCAAAAAAACAATGGATGAGCAACACGAGTGCTACGGCAACCATTGTGATGAGTGTATGTCCAGTCAATTAAAATAA
- a CDS encoding fatty acid--CoA ligase family protein — translation MNISSQLALTAKTNPMKEAYIFEGDSKTYAELNAAINAFATGLENMGISQGDHVGLVVGNSPYFVLGLYGAARIGATVIPINPIYTPDELSYILRDGDVKAIITLDLLVPLFEKLHGHLPLTEHYIICETPDGKEKAKDFPVEQLSVYPKLKSFTSVMASGSFTYEGPELKDDDVAVILYTSGTTGKPKGAMLTHKNLYRNAKDSADFLKMNETDKVVATLPMFHVFCLTVALNAPLMNGATVIIVPRFSPQVIFDVVKEYEATVFAGVPTMYNFLLQSPGDVEDLKSLRLCISGGASMPVALLKNFEKKYNVIISEGYGLSEASPVTCFNPLDKPRKAGSIGTTIVNVENKVVNELGEEVAPGEVGELIVRGPNVMSGYYKMPEETASAIRDGWLYTGDLAKMDEDGYFYIVDRKKDMIIVGGYNVYPREVEEVLYSHENVVEVAVVGVPDPQFGEAIKCFVVTNTQMNESDLLGYCAERLAKYKVPTSIEFLEELPKNTTGKILRRALKEKLGV, via the coding sequence TTGAATATTTCATCACAATTGGCACTAACAGCAAAAACAAATCCAATGAAAGAAGCGTATATTTTTGAAGGGGATTCAAAAACATACGCAGAATTGAACGCTGCAATTAACGCATTTGCTACAGGGCTTGAAAACATGGGAATCTCACAGGGAGATCATGTTGGGCTTGTTGTAGGAAACTCGCCATACTTTGTCCTTGGACTTTATGGTGCGGCACGTATCGGGGCCACTGTTATTCCTATCAACCCAATCTATACTCCAGACGAACTTTCTTACATCCTTAGAGATGGCGATGTGAAAGCCATCATCACCTTAGACCTTCTTGTTCCACTTTTCGAAAAGCTTCATGGTCACCTGCCTTTAACGGAGCATTACATTATTTGTGAAACACCTGACGGAAAAGAAAAAGCGAAAGATTTTCCAGTTGAACAACTTTCTGTTTATCCTAAATTGAAATCGTTTACATCCGTAATGGCTTCTGGAAGCTTTACATATGAAGGTCCGGAACTGAAGGATGACGATGTGGCTGTAATCCTTTATACATCTGGGACTACAGGCAAGCCGAAAGGGGCAATGCTGACACATAAGAACTTGTATCGCAATGCCAAGGATTCTGCGGACTTTTTGAAGATGAACGAAACGGACAAGGTTGTGGCAACTCTGCCTATGTTCCATGTATTCTGTTTAACAGTAGCATTGAATGCACCATTGATGAACGGTGCGACAGTCATCATTGTTCCAAGGTTCAGTCCGCAGGTGATTTTTGATGTGGTAAAAGAATATGAGGCAACTGTGTTTGCAGGTGTTCCGACCATGTACAATTTCCTTTTGCAATCACCGGGGGATGTAGAAGATTTGAAATCGTTAAGACTTTGCATTTCTGGTGGAGCTTCGATGCCTGTGGCTCTATTGAAGAATTTCGAAAAGAAATACAATGTCATTATCTCCGAAGGCTACGGGTTATCAGAGGCATCTCCAGTTACATGTTTCAATCCGTTAGATAAGCCTAGAAAAGCTGGTTCTATCGGGACGACGATTGTAAATGTGGAAAATAAAGTCGTGAATGAACTTGGAGAAGAAGTGGCACCAGGAGAAGTTGGGGAGCTTATTGTCAGAGGACCGAATGTCATGTCAGGGTATTATAAAATGCCAGAAGAAACCGCCTCTGCAATACGTGATGGATGGCTATATACAGGGGACCTAGCAAAAATGGACGAAGATGGTTACTTCTATATCGTTGACCGCAAAAAAGACATGATCATTGTTGGAGGCTACAATGTTTATCCTCGTGAAGTAGAAGAGGTTCTTTACAGTCATGAAAATGTAGTGGAAGTGGCAGTTGTCGGGGTGCCTGACCCTCAGTTCGGTGAAGCGATAAAATGTTTTGTCGTAACGAATACTCAGATGAATGAATCAGATCTGCTTGGTTATTGTGCAGAACGTCTAGCAAAATATAAGGTTCCAACATCTATTGAATTTTTAGAAGAGCTTCCTAAGAATACTACAGGGAAAATTCTAAGAAGAGCATTAAAAGAAAAACTAGGTGTATAA